One Chitinophagales bacterium DNA segment encodes these proteins:
- a CDS encoding pyruvate dehydrogenase complex dihydrolipoamide acetyltransferase, whose amino-acid sequence MADVVRMPKMSDTMTEGVIVAWHKKVGDKIKSGDLLAEIETDKAVMEFESFQEGVLLYIGPDKGEAVKVDEVIAVLGKEGEDYQALLKPATNGTAEKKPDAVTAEVPIATKNEVAATGNVTATEQDSGRIKASPLAKKIASESGVPIAKIKGSGDEGRIVKRDVENFLTANTGAAGYVSMPAVAGVESFDEVPVSQMRKTIARRLAESKFSAPHFYLTMEVNMDRCVEARTALNEEFPDRKVSFNDIIIKAAALALKKNPKVNASWLTDKIRYNHHVHIGMAVAVEEGLLVPVIKFADQKSLSQISEEARMFAGKAKEKKLQPEEMQGNTFTISNLGMMDIDHFTAIINPPDACILAIGKIRKIPVVIHDQVKVSSVLTVTLSCDHRVVDGATGARFLQTFKSYLGNPLSMLY is encoded by the coding sequence ATGGCTGATGTAGTACGAATGCCCAAGATGAGTGATACGATGACGGAAGGTGTGATCGTTGCCTGGCATAAAAAGGTTGGTGATAAAATTAAATCCGGTGATCTGTTGGCAGAGATTGAAACTGATAAAGCGGTAATGGAATTTGAAAGTTTCCAGGAAGGAGTTCTTTTATACATCGGCCCCGACAAAGGTGAAGCAGTAAAGGTGGATGAGGTAATTGCCGTGCTCGGTAAGGAAGGAGAAGACTACCAGGCATTGCTGAAGCCGGCAACAAACGGAACTGCCGAGAAAAAACCTGATGCGGTTACAGCGGAGGTTCCTATAGCAACGAAAAATGAAGTAGCTGCCACCGGCAATGTAACAGCAACTGAGCAGGATAGCGGACGGATTAAAGCATCTCCGCTTGCTAAAAAGATTGCCAGTGAGTCCGGTGTCCCGATAGCGAAGATTAAAGGTTCCGGTGATGAAGGGCGGATTGTGAAGCGCGACGTAGAAAATTTCCTGACGGCGAATACAGGAGCCGCCGGCTATGTTTCCATGCCTGCCGTTGCCGGAGTGGAATCATTTGATGAGGTTCCCGTATCGCAAATGCGCAAAACGATTGCAAGAAGGTTGGCGGAGAGTAAATTCAGTGCGCCTCATTTTTATCTTACGATGGAGGTCAATATGGACCGTTGCGTGGAAGCGCGAACCGCTTTAAATGAAGAATTTCCCGACCGGAAGGTTTCCTTTAACGATATCATCATCAAGGCAGCGGCATTGGCTTTAAAAAAGAACCCGAAGGTGAATGCCAGCTGGCTGACCGATAAGATCAGGTACAATCATCATGTTCACATTGGTATGGCTGTAGCGGTGGAGGAAGGGTTACTGGTGCCTGTAATCAAATTCGCTGATCAGAAATCATTATCACAGATCAGCGAAGAAGCAAGGATGTTTGCAGGTAAGGCAAAGGAAAAAAAGTTGCAGCCGGAAGAGATGCAGGGCAATACATTTACAATTTCCAATTTAGGCATGATGGATATTGATCATTTTACGGCCATCATTAATCCACCCGATGCATGTATACTGGCTATCGGTAAAATCAGGAAAATTCCGGTAGTGATACATGACCAGGTAAAAGTCAGCAGTGTGCTCACTGTTACACTTTCCTGTGATCACCGTGTTGTGGATGGTGCTACCGGTGCGCGCTTTCTGCAGACTTTCAAATCATATCTCGGAAACCCGCTGAGCATGCTTTATTAG